Proteins encoded in a region of the Streptomyces sp. NBC_00310 genome:
- a CDS encoding NUDIX hydrolase, with the protein MSVAGVIVDDQGRALLIKRRDNGKWEPPGGVLEREETLPEALQREVLEETGIKIALPATLTGVYKNMTGLIVSLVFRCEAADGTPTTGDETRALRWATREEVTELADEAYAIRVLDALDATSPPAIRAHDGVKLV; encoded by the coding sequence GTGAGCGTCGCCGGAGTCATCGTCGACGACCAGGGCCGGGCCCTCTTGATCAAACGCCGCGACAACGGCAAGTGGGAACCCCCGGGCGGAGTCCTCGAACGCGAGGAAACCTTGCCCGAGGCCCTCCAGCGCGAAGTGCTTGAAGAGACCGGCATCAAGATCGCGCTTCCCGCGACCCTGACCGGTGTCTACAAGAACATGACCGGCCTGATCGTCTCCCTGGTCTTCCGCTGCGAAGCGGCCGACGGCACGCCGACCACCGGCGACGAGACCCGCGCACTGCGGTGGGCCACCCGCGAAGAAGTCACCGAGCTTGCCGACGAGGCATACGCGATCCGCGTCCTGGACGCACTCGACGCGACATCCCCGCCGGCCATACGCGCCCACGACGGCGTGAAACTCGTCTAG
- a CDS encoding ATP-binding protein, which yields MHEYTSSARVWGLTCPGFPEEVSRARRWTRDILRGSPMAEDAELIVSELSANAILHTVSGMESGSFHLALAVSRQVIALSVTDGGGTGTAPKAEHQDDEAEHGRGLGMVTALAHRVVVHGSNGGYTVTAELFTGTRPGDHLC from the coding sequence ATGCACGAGTATACGAGCAGTGCGCGGGTCTGGGGACTCACTTGCCCAGGATTTCCGGAAGAGGTGAGCCGGGCCCGCCGCTGGACGCGCGACATCCTGCGCGGATCTCCCATGGCCGAGGACGCCGAGTTGATCGTGAGCGAGCTGAGCGCGAACGCGATCCTCCACACGGTCAGCGGCATGGAATCCGGCAGCTTCCACCTGGCCCTCGCGGTGTCCCGGCAGGTGATCGCCCTGTCGGTGACGGACGGCGGAGGAACAGGGACCGCCCCGAAGGCTGAGCACCAGGACGACGAAGCCGAACACGGCCGGGGCCTGGGCATGGTCACCGCACTCGCCCACCGAGTCGTCGTCCACGGCAGCAACGGCGGCTACACGGTCACCGCGGAACTGTTCACCGGCACCCGACCGGGAGACCACCTGTGCTGA